The Cytobacillus firmus genome segment AAGTGTTGTGGTTGTCGTTTTTCCGTTTGTGCCAGTAATCGCAATAAAAGGAGCTTCAGAAACCTGATAGGCAAGCTCCACTTCTGTAATAACCGGTATGCCCTTTTCAAGGGCTCCTTTTATCATTGGATTATGATATGGTATACCGGGATTTTTTACGATCAGCTCAAACCCCTCTTCAAGGAGTTCAATGGGATGCCCACCGCATATAACCGTAATCCCCTGCTCAAGCAGTCCTTGTGCTTCAGGATTCTCTGCAAGCGGCTTATAATCATTGACAGTCACAAATGCTCCTAGCTTATGTAAAAGGGAAGCTGCACTCACTCCGCTTTTCGCCAGTCCCAATACTAATATTTTCTTATGTCGATAGCGATTTATTTCTTTCACTTACACCCACACCTCAATATAAATTCCTAAGATTGCAAACAATAACCCAACCGTCCAGAACGTAACAACAACCCGCCATTCAGACCAGCCTACCAATTCATAATGATGGTGAAGCGGGCTCATGCGAAAAATCCGTCTGCCGGTGGTTTTAAAAGAGGCAACCTGCAGAATAACAGATACTGTTTCAATAACAAAAACCCCGCCGATAATAATCAGGATGATTTCAAGCTTTGTCAGGATGGCTATGGTCGCAATAGCACCCCCAAGAGCCAGTGAACCTGTGTCTCCCATAAACACTTTTGCAGGATGGGCGTTAAAGACAAGGAAACCCAATACTGCTCCAACTACTGCTACAGAAAAAATGGATACTTCAAATTGGGATTGATTCCAGGCCAGTACTGCAAATGCTCCAAAAGCGATTGCGGCCGTCCCGGAAACAAGTCCATCAAGTCCATCTGTCAGATTGACAGCATTCGAGAATCCGACCAGCCAGAAAATAATAAATAAAACATATCCCCAGCCCAAATCAACCGAAATATCTGTCAGTGGAATATGTACTTCTGTTGATAAGTCATTCTGCTTATAAACAAAATAAAAAATCACGGAAATAATAATCTGGCCCAGAAGCTTCTGTTTTGAAGTCAGGCCTAAATTACGCTTCAATACCACTTTAATAAAATCATCCAGAAAACCGAGGAGTCCAAACCCCAGGGTAACCAGAAGCAGCAAATATGTTTCTACTGCAGGCTGTGAAAATTTACCGGTCATAAATAAAGTGGTCACCGTGACGGATAGAAGAATCATAATTCCGCCCATTGTCGGAGTACCTGTCTTCTTCATATGGGATTTCGGGCCTTCTTCACGGATGCTTTGCCCAAATTTTAACCTTCTCAGGAAGGGAATAAATATGGGAGACAGCAATACCGTAATTAAAAAACCTGCCAATATTG includes the following:
- the mraY gene encoding phospho-N-acetylmuramoyl-pentapeptide-transferase, with the protein product MMEQVIFFTILAGFLITVLLSPIFIPFLRRLKFGQSIREEGPKSHMKKTGTPTMGGIMILLSVTVTTLFMTGKFSQPAVETYLLLLVTLGFGLLGFLDDFIKVVLKRNLGLTSKQKLLGQIIISVIFYFVYKQNDLSTEVHIPLTDISVDLGWGYVLFIIFWLVGFSNAVNLTDGLDGLVSGTAAIAFGAFAVLAWNQSQFEVSIFSVAVVGAVLGFLVFNAHPAKVFMGDTGSLALGGAIATIAILTKLEIILIIIGGVFVIETVSVILQVASFKTTGRRIFRMSPLHHHYELVGWSEWRVVVTFWTVGLLFAILGIYIEVWV